In Paenibacillus sp. FSL R7-0345, a single window of DNA contains:
- a CDS encoding HAMP domain-containing sensor histidine kinase encodes MSGNRIGFKLGMAIMSVFLVVLLSLGVIIDKMFSSFYYREMRTEAEELASHFTAMAESGDTTNEQMMRSFAEFTDVSIFNISQDGGVKLHSGVHDSADRSFIHAGELDRIFAGRDLSFVYTDPGGHRYFITAQPIEEGNRIVSALYVMSSTESMEQSLADVRDILLLSGVIAFALALLITLIIARILSRPLVQMQKATRKIAAGELETRLMISSNDEIGTLAGAINDLAVDLQRFRDTRQEFLANISHELRTPVTYLQGYAKVLKEGLYETEEEQKLYLDIIDQEAHRIQHLVDDLFELAKMEEGQIPLHIELVDFAGITGQAVRKLELTARDKGIRLLFNISGEAVPIPGDAKRLEQIVMNLLENAVRYTDEGEVRVLLQYTEAQVWFTVEDTGIGIPEEELPFIFERFYRVEKSRSRQYGGTGLGLSIVHKLAGLLGGAVKITSKPGEGTRCEVVFSSTKEADNGAAF; translated from the coding sequence ATGAGCGGCAACCGGATTGGCTTCAAGCTTGGCATGGCGATTATGTCTGTTTTTCTGGTAGTTCTTCTGTCACTCGGTGTGATCATCGACAAGATGTTCAGCAGCTTTTATTACCGGGAAATGCGGACAGAAGCCGAAGAGCTGGCATCCCATTTCACAGCCATGGCAGAATCCGGTGATACGACCAATGAGCAGATGATGAGGTCTTTTGCCGAGTTTACAGATGTTAGTATCTTTAATATTTCCCAAGACGGCGGTGTAAAGCTGCACTCAGGCGTACATGACTCTGCTGACCGTTCGTTTATTCATGCCGGAGAGCTTGACCGGATTTTTGCCGGCAGGGACCTTAGCTTTGTGTACACTGATCCCGGCGGCCACCGTTATTTTATTACAGCACAGCCGATTGAAGAAGGAAACCGCATTGTTTCGGCACTCTATGTCATGTCTTCTACGGAGAGTATGGAGCAGTCCCTGGCGGATGTACGTGATATTTTGCTGCTCTCGGGTGTCATTGCTTTTGCGCTGGCGCTGCTGATTACGCTGATTATTGCAAGGATATTGTCACGGCCTCTGGTCCAAATGCAGAAGGCTACCCGCAAAATAGCGGCGGGGGAGCTGGAGACGAGGCTGATGATCAGCAGTAATGATGAAATCGGGACTTTGGCTGGAGCAATCAATGATCTGGCTGTAGATCTGCAGCGGTTCAGAGATACCCGTCAGGAGTTTCTTGCCAACATATCACATGAATTGCGCACACCGGTCACCTATCTGCAGGGCTATGCCAAGGTCCTGAAAGAAGGGCTGTACGAGACTGAGGAGGAGCAAAAGCTGTATTTGGATATCATTGATCAGGAGGCACACCGGATCCAGCACCTGGTAGATGATTTGTTCGAGCTGGCCAAAATGGAAGAGGGTCAGATTCCGCTTCATATCGAGCTCGTGGATTTTGCCGGGATAACTGGACAAGCGGTTCGTAAGCTGGAGCTTACAGCCAGAGATAAAGGAATCAGGCTCCTTTTTAACATAAGCGGAGAGGCAGTTCCTATACCCGGAGATGCGAAGCGGCTGGAACAGATTGTAATGAATCTGCTTGAAAATGCTGTGCGTTACACTGATGAGGGAGAAGTCCGGGTCCTGCTGCAGTATACTGAGGCTCAAGTATGGTTCACTGTGGAGGATACAGGGATTGGCATTCCTGAAGAGGAGCTGCCTTTTATATTTGAGCGGTTCTACCGGGTTGAGAAGTCACGCTCCCGGCAGTACGGTGGAACCGGACTCGGTTTGTCCATTGTGCACAAGCTGGCGGGGCTGCTGGGAGGGGCTGTTAAAATAACCAGCAAGCCGGGAGAAGGTACGAGGTGCGAGGTTGTATTCAGTAGCACGAAAGAGGCAGATAACGGCGCAGCTTTTTAG
- a CDS encoding HAD family hydrolase has product MNGELKSILFDLDGTLTDPKEGITRCVEYALNKFGITVGHLDLLLPYIGPPLYDSFVQIQGMTEEQAAQAVVYYRERYSTVGMFENAVIPGIPELLEGLQAKGYTLYVATSKPTVFAEQILKHYGLEGYFRHVAGSNLDGTRSRKAEVIQYVLEQNGIVPEEAVMIGDREHDIIGAKVCGVASIGVLVGYGSEAELSASGADFIADTVEEIGEIITKISVPAAG; this is encoded by the coding sequence ATGAATGGAGAGCTGAAAAGTATTTTATTTGACCTGGACGGTACGCTGACTGATCCGAAAGAGGGGATTACCCGGTGTGTGGAATATGCCCTGAACAAGTTCGGGATAACAGTGGGGCATCTTGACCTGCTGCTGCCGTATATCGGACCGCCGCTGTACGATTCTTTTGTGCAAATTCAGGGAATGACGGAAGAGCAGGCGGCTCAGGCAGTGGTATATTACCGTGAACGTTACAGCACAGTGGGGATGTTCGAGAATGCTGTAATTCCGGGGATTCCCGAGCTGCTGGAGGGGCTGCAAGCCAAGGGATACACCTTGTATGTGGCTACGTCCAAACCTACTGTTTTCGCAGAACAGATTCTCAAGCATTACGGGCTGGAAGGGTATTTCCGGCATGTTGCCGGCAGCAATCTGGATGGTACCCGCTCCAGGAAGGCTGAAGTCATCCAGTACGTACTGGAGCAGAATGGAATTGTGCCTGAAGAAGCTGTGATGATTGGCGACCGGGAGCATGATATTATCGGGGCAAAAGTGTGCGGCGTAGCCTCGATCGGCGTACTGGTCGGCTATGGTTCGGAAGCAGAATTGTCCGCCAGCGGCGCGGATTTTATTGCAGATACTGTAGAGGAAATTGGAGAGATTATTACAAAGATCAGTGTGCCGGCTGCCGGTTAA
- a CDS encoding response regulator transcription factor — translation MTKPQVLIVDDEWNMRNLLRIYLRREGFATEEAATGHEALLKLAQQPFCLVLLDVMMPDMDGWQVCKAVREHSDVPIIMLTARSETRDKVLGLGIGADDYLSKPFEPEELLARIQSLLRRSVLTRQAQPQKEIFAFSGLRIYPDAREVEIMGEKVVFTLKEFDLLAALARGGQRVYTREELVEQLWGNEYGGETRVVDTHVKNIREKLQKAGLRYNPVQTVWGLGYKFQAPEPTE, via the coding sequence TTGACGAAGCCTCAGGTGCTGATCGTTGATGATGAATGGAATATGCGGAACCTGCTGCGGATCTATTTGCGCAGGGAGGGCTTTGCTACAGAGGAGGCAGCCACAGGACATGAAGCGTTGTTGAAGCTCGCTCAACAGCCGTTCTGTTTAGTACTGCTGGATGTTATGATGCCGGATATGGACGGCTGGCAGGTCTGCAAGGCGGTCAGGGAGCACAGTGATGTGCCCATTATTATGCTTACGGCACGTTCAGAGACAAGGGATAAAGTGCTTGGCCTCGGAATCGGCGCAGATGATTATCTGTCCAAGCCGTTTGAGCCGGAGGAGCTGCTGGCCCGGATTCAATCCCTGCTGCGGCGTTCGGTGCTTACACGTCAAGCCCAACCGCAGAAGGAGATTTTTGCCTTTTCTGGGCTGAGAATTTATCCCGATGCCCGCGAGGTGGAGATTATGGGGGAGAAGGTTGTATTTACCCTGAAGGAATTTGATCTGCTGGCCGCACTTGCCCGCGGCGGGCAGCGCGTATACACCAGAGAGGAGCTTGTTGAGCAGCTGTGGGGAAATGAATACGGCGGCGAAACCCGGGTAGTGGATACGCATGTCAAGAATATCCGGGAGAAGCTGCAAAAGGCAGGGCTCCGATATAATCCGGTGCAGACGGTATGGGGGCTTGGCTATAAATTTCAGGCTCCGGAGCCTACAGAATGA
- a CDS encoding Gfo/Idh/MocA family oxidoreductase produces MTALRAAIIGCGAIAPLHANAIASMEGARLVAAADSDAGQAAAFGTLCGCETVPDYRELLTREDVDVVHLCTPHHLHARMAIDFLNAGKHVLTEKPLAADVPSARRIIDAADRSKGQLGVVFQNRYNEPSQRIRQMIDSGQLGQLLCMKGAVTWHRSEQYYTGSNWRGKWATEGGGVLINQTIHTLDLLQWFGGEISAVSGAVSTDVLDGVIEVEDSAHACITFTNKVRGLFYGTNAYPVNSPVELELVFEQGTLLQRRDCLYLWKDGREQLLCEPGTVANGGKSYWGSGHQWLIHDFYDHLREGRKFWLDGREGLKALEIIAGIYRSSDHRSTPVTHSGSHLN; encoded by the coding sequence ATGACCGCACTTAGAGCAGCAATCATCGGCTGCGGGGCGATTGCACCGCTCCATGCCAATGCAATTGCTTCAATGGAAGGGGCAAGGCTGGTCGCGGCAGCGGATAGTGATGCCGGGCAGGCTGCAGCCTTTGGCACACTCTGCGGCTGCGAGACGGTGCCGGACTATCGCGAGCTTTTGACAAGGGAAGATGTTGATGTTGTTCATTTGTGTACACCCCATCATCTGCATGCCCGGATGGCAATTGACTTCCTGAATGCCGGCAAGCATGTGTTAACCGAAAAACCGCTGGCTGCAGATGTCCCGTCTGCCCGGCGGATCATTGATGCAGCCGACCGCAGCAAGGGTCAGCTGGGCGTAGTGTTCCAGAACCGGTATAATGAACCGTCGCAGAGAATCAGACAGATGATCGACAGCGGCCAGCTGGGCCAGCTGCTCTGCATGAAAGGTGCAGTTACCTGGCACCGCAGCGAACAGTATTATACGGGGAGCAACTGGCGGGGGAAGTGGGCTACAGAAGGCGGCGGCGTACTGATTAACCAGACCATTCATACACTGGATCTGCTGCAGTGGTTCGGCGGTGAAATCTCTGCGGTCAGCGGCGCAGTAAGCACCGACGTGCTGGATGGGGTTATCGAAGTCGAAGACAGCGCCCATGCCTGTATCACCTTTACCAATAAGGTTAGAGGCTTGTTCTATGGAACTAACGCTTACCCTGTCAACTCACCAGTGGAGCTGGAGCTGGTATTTGAGCAGGGCACCCTACTGCAGCGCCGGGATTGTCTTTATTTGTGGAAGGATGGCCGTGAACAGCTGCTGTGCGAACCTGGCACAGTTGCAAATGGCGGCAAGTCTTATTGGGGAAGCGGGCACCAGTGGCTGATTCATGATTTCTATGACCATCTCCGGGAAGGGCGTAAGTTCTGGCTGGACGGCCGGGAAGGGTTAAAAGCGCTTGAAATCATTGCCGGCATCTACCGTTCATCAGACCACCGGAGTACGCCCGTAACCCATAGCGGCAGTCACTTGAATTGA
- the thrS gene encoding threonine--tRNA ligase, producing MEIKVKLPDGQIKGYSYNTDISAVAESISPSLKKNAVAGKVDGKLVDLHHPLVKDSRVEIVTLDSKEGQDVHRHSTAHLMAQAIKRIYGGKKVKLGIGPVIEDGFYYDVDIEQPLSSEDLAAIEQEMNAIVKENLPIIRREVSRNEAVNLFSGLEEPLKLELIRDLPEDAVISIYDQGEFSDLCRGPHLASTGQIKVFKLMSVAGAYWRGDSDNKMLQRIYGVAFLKKAQLDEHLHMLEEAKKRDHRKLGKELELFMFSEESPGMPFYLPKGMIIRTELEDFSRGLQRERDYSEVRTPLMMNNRLWEQSGHYDHYKDDMYFTQADEAKFALKPMNCPGHMLIFKNNLHSYRELPIRLAEFGQVHRNESSGSLNGMMRVRTFCQDDAHLFVLPEQIEAEIGQVLDLIDHIYNVFGFEYKVELSTRPADYMGEESLWDQAEAALEKVLQNRGLPYRINAGDGAFYGPKIDFHILDALKRSWQCGTVQLDFQMPQKFDLTYVGEDGQKHRPVVIHRAVYGSIDRFIGILTEHFSGAFPVWLSPVQVKLLPVSVNHADYAFEVKQALAAAGIRVEADVRGEKLGLKIREAQLEKVPYMLVLGDNERNSGTVSVRKREGGDAGPMSIAELVQQISAEIAERK from the coding sequence ATGGAGATCAAAGTAAAACTGCCGGATGGACAAATAAAAGGGTATTCGTATAACACTGATATTAGTGCAGTAGCAGAATCGATAAGTCCTAGCCTGAAGAAAAATGCAGTAGCAGGCAAAGTAGACGGAAAGCTGGTAGACCTGCATCATCCGCTTGTTAAGGACAGCCGGGTTGAGATTGTGACACTGGACAGCAAAGAAGGCCAGGACGTACACCGGCACAGCACTGCACATCTGATGGCACAGGCCATTAAACGCATATACGGCGGCAAAAAGGTGAAGCTGGGCATCGGTCCGGTCATAGAAGACGGCTTCTACTACGATGTTGATATCGAGCAGCCGTTGTCGAGCGAGGATCTGGCGGCAATTGAGCAGGAGATGAATGCTATTGTTAAGGAAAATCTGCCGATCATCCGCCGGGAAGTCAGCCGCAATGAGGCGGTTAACCTATTCTCAGGTTTGGAGGAGCCGCTCAAGCTGGAGCTTATCCGTGATCTGCCCGAAGACGCTGTTATCAGTATTTATGATCAGGGGGAATTTTCCGACCTGTGCCGGGGACCGCATCTGGCTTCAACCGGCCAAATCAAGGTGTTCAAGCTCATGAGCGTGGCTGGAGCCTACTGGCGGGGGGATTCGGATAATAAGATGCTTCAGCGGATTTATGGTGTGGCTTTCCTGAAAAAAGCCCAACTCGATGAGCATCTGCACATGCTGGAGGAAGCCAAAAAACGGGATCACCGTAAGCTCGGCAAGGAGCTGGAGCTGTTCATGTTCTCCGAGGAATCACCGGGCATGCCGTTCTATCTGCCTAAAGGAATGATTATCCGCACAGAGCTGGAGGATTTCAGCCGCGGACTGCAGCGCGAGCGGGATTACAGTGAGGTCCGTACTCCGCTGATGATGAACAACCGGCTGTGGGAGCAATCCGGACACTATGACCACTACAAGGACGATATGTATTTCACTCAGGCGGACGAAGCAAAGTTTGCACTGAAGCCGATGAACTGTCCCGGACACATGCTGATCTTCAAAAATAACCTGCACTCCTACCGCGAGCTGCCGATCCGGCTGGCTGAATTCGGGCAGGTTCACCGCAACGAGTCCTCCGGCTCGCTGAACGGGATGATGCGTGTCCGCACTTTTTGCCAGGATGATGCCCACCTGTTCGTGCTGCCGGAGCAAATCGAAGCTGAAATCGGCCAGGTGCTGGATCTGATCGACCATATCTATAATGTGTTCGGCTTCGAATACAAGGTGGAGCTGTCCACTCGTCCGGCGGATTACATGGGTGAAGAGTCACTCTGGGATCAGGCGGAGGCTGCGCTGGAAAAGGTGCTGCAAAACCGCGGCCTGCCGTACCGGATTAATGCAGGAGACGGTGCTTTTTACGGGCCGAAGATTGACTTCCACATCCTCGACGCGCTAAAACGGAGCTGGCAATGCGGCACAGTGCAGCTGGATTTCCAGATGCCGCAAAAATTCGACCTGACTTACGTCGGCGAAGACGGCCAGAAGCACCGTCCGGTAGTCATTCACCGCGCGGTATACGGCTCGATAGACCGTTTTATCGGGATTCTGACTGAGCATTTCAGCGGCGCTTTTCCGGTATGGCTGTCTCCGGTCCAGGTGAAGCTGCTTCCAGTATCGGTGAATCATGCGGACTATGCCTTCGAGGTAAAGCAGGCGCTGGCGGCTGCCGGAATCCGGGTAGAGGCAGATGTACGGGGTGAGAAGCTTGGCCTGAAGATCCGTGAAGCCCAGCTGGAAAAGGTTCCTTACATGCTTGTGCTGGGTGATAATGAGCGTAATTCCGGTACAGTCTCTGTGCGGAAACGGGAAGGCGGAGATGCAGGTCCGATGAGTATCGCTGAACTCGTTCAGCAGATATCTGCTGAAATTGCAGAGCGGAAATAA
- a CDS encoding GNAT family protein, with translation MISENIRPLNGTYIQMVPMEAAHKAELTAILSNPLIWEFTWRKITSTAQAEQLIDTALMNKEKGHDLPFVMLDRSTGRVAGTSRIMHIDHAHRNAEIGCTWIDPEYWRTPVNTEGKALLLQHCFEELGLIRVNFTIVRGNLRSQRAIERIGAVKEGILRKHRTTSEGTVVDNVLYSIVDEEWPGVKANLHYLLQEKYV, from the coding sequence GTGATCTCGGAGAACATCAGACCATTAAACGGCACTTACATTCAAATGGTTCCCATGGAGGCAGCGCATAAGGCGGAGTTGACTGCAATTCTAAGCAATCCGCTAATCTGGGAATTTACCTGGAGAAAGATCACCTCCACCGCACAAGCAGAGCAGCTGATTGATACAGCGCTAATGAACAAAGAAAAGGGTCACGATTTGCCGTTTGTCATGCTGGACCGTTCAACCGGACGCGTTGCAGGCACCTCCCGGATTATGCATATTGACCATGCCCACCGCAATGCGGAAATCGGCTGTACCTGGATTGACCCGGAATACTGGAGAACACCTGTGAATACAGAAGGTAAAGCATTGCTGCTGCAGCATTGTTTCGAGGAGCTTGGCCTGATCCGGGTGAATTTCACAATCGTTCGCGGCAACCTGAGATCGCAAAGAGCGATTGAACGCATTGGCGCGGTAAAAGAAGGCATCCTGCGCAAACACCGGACCACCTCGGAAGGTACTGTTGTGGATAATGTACTGTACAGTATCGTTGATGAGGAGTGGCCGGGAGTAAAAGCGAATTTGCATTATCTTTTGCAGGAGAAATATGTGTGA
- a CDS encoding DUF6803 family protein: MTMTHYMSLLADNQPWNLILFMAIPVIFAETITVTEFFILFTKKLNGPLRAFNRVCSILAGLYFTGIFLYLFPTAFIPLTVNGEWHTWVDVVAVGFYLSGVLFLLPLALLDLGLIARKRPEEEKLKLHFLLVSGFLVVAHIAMIFGMINPEIMGGMAGMNH; this comes from the coding sequence ATGACAATGACACACTACATGTCACTGCTGGCGGACAATCAGCCATGGAATTTGATACTTTTTATGGCGATTCCCGTTATTTTTGCAGAGACGATTACAGTCACCGAGTTCTTTATTCTCTTCACCAAAAAACTTAACGGACCGCTGAGAGCCTTCAACCGGGTATGCAGTATTCTCGCCGGCCTCTATTTTACCGGTATCTTTCTGTATTTGTTCCCCACGGCGTTTATACCGCTAACGGTGAACGGTGAATGGCATACCTGGGTCGACGTTGTTGCTGTAGGCTTTTATCTGAGCGGAGTACTGTTCCTGCTGCCGCTGGCGCTGCTCGATCTCGGCCTGATCGCCCGCAAACGTCCGGAAGAGGAGAAGCTGAAGCTGCATTTCCTGCTGGTCAGCGGCTTCCTGGTGGTTGCGCATATTGCGATGATCTTCGGAATGATTAATCCGGAAATTATGGGCGGGATGGCCGGGATGAATCACTAA
- a CDS encoding Gfo/Idh/MocA family oxidoreductase produces MNRKDGMMYAPKYEARPVVRPGEFVFAAIALDHGHIYGMCNGLIEAGAELKWVYDPDEAKVKAFTNVYPGVKVAGSAEEILGDPEVKLVAAAAVPSERGGLGLKVMDHGKDYFTDKAPFTSLDQLAAAKVQVQKTRRKYMTYFSERLHVESAVYAGQLVKQGAIGRVIQVMGTGPHRLNAPSRPDWFFERDKYGGIICDIGSHQIEQFLFYAGCRDAKVLHSKVANYNNPQYPELEDFGDVTLVGDNGATQYFRVDWFTPEGLGTWGDGRTVILGTEGYIELRKYIDIGRSTESDHVYWVDNEGEHYEHVAGKIGYPFFGELILDCLQRTENAMTQEHVFKAAELCLIAQASALNLTPDSLK; encoded by the coding sequence ATGAACCGTAAAGACGGAATGATGTACGCACCCAAATATGAAGCACGTCCGGTAGTCCGGCCGGGGGAGTTCGTTTTTGCCGCCATCGCGCTGGATCACGGGCATATATACGGAATGTGCAACGGGCTGATCGAGGCAGGAGCGGAGCTTAAATGGGTATATGATCCCGATGAAGCCAAGGTAAAGGCCTTTACAAATGTCTATCCCGGAGTAAAAGTAGCAGGCAGTGCCGAGGAAATTCTCGGCGACCCCGAGGTTAAGCTTGTGGCTGCAGCTGCAGTTCCTTCTGAACGGGGCGGGCTGGGCCTCAAAGTGATGGATCACGGCAAGGATTATTTTACGGACAAGGCTCCGTTCACCTCGCTGGATCAGCTTGCCGCAGCAAAGGTACAGGTCCAGAAAACACGTCGCAAATACATGACCTATTTCAGCGAACGGCTGCATGTGGAAAGCGCAGTATATGCCGGGCAGCTGGTTAAGCAGGGGGCCATCGGCCGCGTAATTCAGGTAATGGGCACGGGGCCGCACCGCCTGAATGCGCCAAGCCGGCCGGACTGGTTCTTCGAGCGTGATAAATACGGCGGCATAATCTGCGATATCGGCAGTCATCAGATTGAACAGTTTCTGTTCTATGCCGGATGCAGAGACGCAAAAGTGCTGCACAGCAAGGTCGCCAACTATAACAATCCGCAGTATCCGGAGCTTGAGGATTTCGGGGATGTTACCCTGGTTGGGGATAACGGGGCTACGCAATATTTTCGGGTAGACTGGTTTACTCCGGAGGGACTCGGAACCTGGGGGGACGGCCGTACAGTCATTCTGGGGACAGAAGGGTATATCGAGCTTCGCAAGTACATTGATATCGGACGCTCCACCGAATCAGATCATGTCTATTGGGTAGACAATGAGGGAGAGCATTACGAGCATGTCGCCGGCAAAATTGGTTATCCTTTCTTCGGTGAGCTGATTCTCGACTGTCTGCAGCGGACCGAAAACGCCATGACCCAGGAGCATGTGTTCAAGGCAGCGGAGCTTTGTCTGATCGCCCAGGCCTCCGCCCTTAACCTTACACCGGATAGTTTAAAATAG
- the msrA gene encoding peptide-methionine (S)-S-oxide reductase MsrA: protein MEQAMFAGGCFWCMVTPFEELPGIHGIVSGYAGGTVDNPTYEQVKTGTTGHYEVVQITFDPELFPYERLLELFWPQIDPTDDGGQFQDRGSQYRTAVFYYNEHQRQAAEASKEQVALSGRFEGPVVTEILPAPVFYRAEEYHQDYHKKNPKHYKEDREQSGRDTFISKHW from the coding sequence ATGGAACAGGCAATGTTTGCAGGAGGCTGCTTCTGGTGTATGGTGACTCCGTTTGAGGAGCTGCCGGGAATTCACGGGATCGTGTCCGGATACGCCGGAGGAACAGTGGATAATCCGACCTATGAACAAGTAAAGACAGGAACTACCGGGCATTATGAGGTTGTACAAATCACCTTTGATCCGGAGCTGTTCCCGTATGAACGTCTGCTGGAGCTGTTCTGGCCGCAGATCGATCCGACCGATGACGGCGGACAGTTCCAGGACCGGGGAAGCCAGTACCGGACAGCGGTATTTTATTATAATGAGCATCAGCGGCAGGCGGCAGAAGCTTCCAAGGAACAGGTTGCACTAAGCGGCAGATTTGAGGGACCGGTCGTAACAGAAATACTGCCTGCCCCGGTATTTTACCGGGCTGAAGAATATCACCAGGATTATCACAAAAAAAATCCGAAGCATTACAAAGAGGACCGCGAGCAGTCCGGACGCGATACGTTTATTTCGAAGCACTGGTAA
- a CDS encoding MaoC family dehydratase: MKFHEFSAGQTFRTKSLSITPENVKSFAAEFDPQYMHLDEERASQGRFGGIIASGIQTLAVSFKLWVETGSYGEDIVAGTAMNNIRFIKPVFPGDELYCMVEVIDLAEKKNETGLVTVRLSTFNQAEVKVFEGELTVLVQK; this comes from the coding sequence ATGAAGTTTCATGAATTTAGTGCCGGCCAGACCTTTAGAACGAAATCTTTAAGCATCACACCTGAAAATGTAAAAAGCTTTGCCGCCGAATTTGATCCGCAGTATATGCATCTGGACGAAGAAAGAGCGAGTCAGGGCAGATTCGGCGGCATCATCGCATCGGGCATTCAGACCCTGGCTGTTTCCTTTAAGCTGTGGGTCGAAACCGGCAGCTATGGTGAGGACATAGTCGCCGGAACCGCGATGAATAATATCAGGTTTATCAAGCCCGTGTTCCCGGGGGATGAATTATATTGCATGGTAGAAGTAATAGATTTGGCGGAAAAGAAAAATGAAACAGGACTTGTGACGGTAAGGCTGTCAACGTTCAATCAGGCAGAGGTAAAGGTGTTTGAGGGCGAATTGACGGTGCTGGTGCAGAAGTAG
- a CDS encoding glycoside hydrolase family 64 protein — protein MRKKWSMLTLALVLLLSCLPMFGSKAAAADYTQGASLSGTTATVWFKSTVSTSWVDVHYKVNNGTQLNFRMTYNSSTARYEQAVTGVSAGTAISYFFTYNNGIPAYDTGWFTWTASGTTPTTPPASSNSIYSIAASSIPTAPNGSMSLKVMNGTGGAYPDSQIYWGVIGINPANGKWSYLDLGGNLLPISNALNDASGHLTKNGVNYANIYHTVSQASWVNLPKITSGRMFLSVGTPLYIKTYDDGFAGPDINNPTDPNRNIYFDFIEFTVDATGYHGNTTRVDAFGFPIQHRLVNTTGSFDQTVGELESETRAGIFTKYQNEVPAAFKPLATLQAPYRIVAPIYGSFAAGGANANYFAGYSSYSTQDILRCDGALTDAATAAAINRHVYTTSNWNNVANYYNAAPANYYAKFWHDHSINGLAYGFPYDDVNGQAAYLEAGNPKGLIIRVAW, from the coding sequence ATGAGAAAAAAATGGTCAATGTTAACCCTCGCGCTAGTGCTCCTGCTCTCCTGCCTGCCGATGTTCGGTTCCAAAGCCGCAGCTGCCGACTACACCCAAGGGGCCAGCCTGTCAGGAACGACGGCAACGGTCTGGTTCAAGTCAACGGTCAGTACCTCATGGGTAGATGTGCACTACAAGGTCAACAACGGCACACAGCTAAATTTCCGGATGACGTACAACAGCAGCACAGCCCGCTATGAGCAGGCCGTAACCGGTGTGTCCGCAGGTACAGCGATCAGTTATTTTTTCACATACAACAATGGCATTCCGGCATATGATACAGGCTGGTTTACCTGGACGGCCTCAGGCACCACACCAACCACACCGCCTGCTTCTTCGAACTCCATATACTCCATTGCGGCATCCTCCATACCCACGGCTCCGAACGGTTCCATGTCACTCAAAGTAATGAACGGAACGGGCGGCGCTTATCCCGACAGCCAGATTTACTGGGGGGTCATCGGCATTAATCCGGCCAACGGCAAGTGGAGCTATCTCGATCTTGGCGGCAATCTGCTGCCCATTTCTAACGCGCTTAATGATGCTTCCGGGCACCTGACCAAAAACGGGGTTAACTATGCCAATATCTATCACACTGTCAGCCAGGCCTCCTGGGTCAATCTGCCAAAAATCACCTCCGGACGGATGTTCCTCAGTGTCGGCACACCGCTCTATATCAAAACTTATGACGACGGCTTCGCCGGGCCGGATATTAACAATCCTACTGATCCGAACCGCAATATCTACTTTGATTTCATAGAGTTTACCGTTGATGCTACTGGTTATCATGGCAATACTACCCGTGTGGATGCTTTTGGATTCCCGATCCAGCACCGGCTGGTGAACACAACCGGCTCCTTCGACCAGACTGTCGGTGAACTGGAATCGGAGACACGGGCAGGAATCTTCACGAAGTATCAGAATGAGGTTCCGGCGGCCTTTAAGCCGCTCGCTACCCTCCAGGCTCCATACCGGATTGTAGCGCCGATTTACGGGTCTTTTGCAGCCGGTGGTGCGAACGCCAATTATTTTGCCGGATATTCCAGCTACAGCACGCAGGATATTCTCCGCTGTGACGGTGCTCTCACCGATGCTGCTACCGCTGCTGCAATCAACCGCCATGTCTATACCACCAGCAACTGGAACAATGTAGCGAACTACTATAATGCGGCCCCGGCCAACTATTATGCGAAATTCTGGCATGATCACAGTATTAATGGCCTGGCTTACGGCTTCCCGTACGATGATGTCAACGGGCAGGCTGCATATCTGGAGGCCGGCAATCCTAAAGGCCTGATTATCCGCGTGGCCTGGTAA